A genome region from Pyramidobacter piscolens W5455 includes the following:
- a CDS encoding phage tail protein I has protein sequence MAKALDELSLLDVVPASITADRQVAAAATAIDPELRAVSGGTALLPILSRLDELPEAWLDLLAWQWHADAYDEALTLEQKLRIVERTFLVHRYKGTFFAVKQVLEGLGYESELIEDTGQHHVFDVMIRLEAGGDIGAISERAARYVDSAKPASRHLRRVINHAETGGSIAPGMAVMAGAVVEVWPLTSTEAETSGRLDVAAAMEAIATVEIRPCE, from the coding sequence ATGGCTAAAGCCTTGGACGAACTGTCGTTGCTCGACGTGGTGCCGGCGTCGATCACGGCGGATCGTCAGGTCGCCGCCGCGGCAACGGCGATCGACCCCGAACTGCGGGCGGTATCAGGCGGGACGGCTCTGCTGCCGATCCTGTCGCGCCTGGACGAGCTGCCGGAAGCGTGGCTTGATCTGCTGGCGTGGCAGTGGCACGCGGACGCTTACGACGAAGCTTTGACGCTCGAACAGAAGCTCCGCATCGTCGAACGAACTTTTCTCGTGCACCGCTACAAAGGCACGTTCTTCGCCGTAAAACAGGTGCTCGAAGGCCTGGGTTACGAGTCGGAGCTGATCGAGGACACCGGGCAGCACCATGTTTTCGACGTGATGATCCGGCTAGAGGCGGGGGGCGATATCGGAGCCATCTCGGAGCGCGCCGCACGTTACGTCGATTCGGCGAAGCCGGCGAGCCGCCATCTGCGCCGCGTCATAAATCACGCCGAAACGGGCGGTTCGATCGCGCCCGGAATGGCCGTGATGGCCGGCGCGGTCGTCGAAGTGTGGCCGCTGACGTCGACCGAAGCGGAAACTTCGGGGCGGCTCGACGTTGCGGCGGCGATGGAAGCGATTGCGACGGTCGAGATCCGTCCTTGCGAATAA